From a region of the Arachis ipaensis cultivar K30076 chromosome B09, Araip1.1, whole genome shotgun sequence genome:
- the LOC107618580 gene encoding uncharacterized protein LOC107618580, which yields MAHNLFEGLPPPQHHDDPEPPQRQQKPHLNFPSTANNDTESSQVAAAAPPSKPILKSALKRPNHTPSDTQAAAPKKSLKFKTSTDASEGQVIKAMKKITSHIKNPAKVNKAAKLAIQLIQAGSVKSGTSDYFFAILEAAMLSSTPCTDPSVRADYHSLFMEAQSTKEVRLKVHMIYLSLHLNKKQRNQLAAWTIMAVVANDLYTDDSFVFSKAAGQIKDAISNLPVATKDDDAEEAMSLEDNTNVADEDSKTRAKDKDNNDEDQADPFGLDALLHESTKKGEKLKTKSEGAVKIKEDEEETKRFLKSQREALITCLEIAARRYKTPW from the exons ATGGCACACAACCTATTCGAGGGATTGCCTCCACCTCAACACCATGATGATCCTGAACCGCCGCAGCGACAACAAAAACCGCATCTCAATTTTCCCAGCACCGCTAACAACGACACGGAATCCTCTCAAGTTGCAGCAGCAGCACCACCATCGAAGCCAATTCTCAAGAGTGCCCTCAAGCGCCCAAACCATACTCCGTCTGACACTCAAG CTGCAGCACCAAAAAAAAGCTTGAAATTTAAAACCTCTACGGATGCTTCTGAAGGACAGGTTATTAAGGCCATGAAGAAGATAACTTCCCACATCAAGAACCCTGCAAAGGTCAACAAGGCTGCGAAGCTTGCTATACAGCTGATTCAAGCTGGAAGTGTAAAATCTGGAACTAGTGATTATTTTTTTGCCATATTAGAAGCTGCAATGTTATCATCTACACCTTGTACAGATCCTTCGGTGCGGGCTGACTATCATTCTCTGTTCATGGAAGCACAAAGCACCAAAGAAGTAAGATTAAAAGTTCACATGATATATCTGTCCTTG CACCTCAATAAGAAACAAAGGAATCAACTGGCAGCATGGACAATAATGGCCGTGGTAGCAAATGATTTATACACAGATGACAGCTTTGTG TTCTCAAAAGCAGCTGGACAAATCAAGGATGCTATATCTAACCTTCCTGTTGCAACAAAGGATGATGATGCAGAGGAAGCAATGTCTCTGGAAGACAATACAAATGTGGCAGATGAAGATAGTAAAACACGTGCCAAAGACAAGGATAATAATGATGAGGATCAAGCTGACCCATTTGGGCTTGATGCACTGCTTCATGAATCCACAAAGAAAGGTGAAAAATTAAAGACAAAGAGTGAGGGAGCTGTGAAGATAAAGGAGGATGAGGAAGAAACCAAGAGATTCCTCAAGTCACAAAGAGAAGCCCTGATAACTTGTTTAGAGATTGCGGCTCGGCGTTATAAAACACCATGGTAA